DNA sequence from the Maribacter dokdonensis DSW-8 genome:
GCAGGTAGAGGTCTTCCGCGATATTCATGATGCTTGCCCACAGCATCAATTCTCTGTATTTGCCCAAGTTCTAAGTCAGAAAGCATAAAGCGGTCAGCAACATTTAATGCCTCTTGTTCTGTGAGCCCTTCTTTTATTGCCCCTGTACGTGCGTTAAAGATCTTTGTATTGTTGATCCAATAATACGGTTGCCCAGCAATTTCAAGCAATTCTAAAGTTTTGATAGGTTCTTGAATAGCTATTTGGGAGCTTCCTATCAAATTTGAAAAAGATGCCTGTTCAGGAACTACTTTCTTATAATGATCCCCGTGTATTTCATCTATATCCGTCCAGCTAAAATACATTCCACTAATAGTCCACATCAAAAACTGAATACCCAAAAAGATACCCAAATACCTATGTGCTTTTCTTATTCTTAATGCCGTTTTACGCTTTACCATTTTTTATATCAATCTAAATCCGAACCTCTTAACCTTAATGAATTTGCAATTACCGATACAGAACTAAAACTCATTGCCAAAGCCGCGATCATAGGCGACAACAGTATGCCAAAAAATGGGAATAACACTCCCGCAGCTATAGGCACACCAAGTGTATTATAGATCAGAGCAAAAAAGAGATTCTGTTTTATGTTCTGCATAACTTTATGACTAAGGTTTCTAGCTTTTACAATACCATGTAAATCTCCTTTTACCAATGTGATCATGGCACTTTCAATAGCAACATCCGTTCCTGTGCCCATGGCAATACCTACATCACTTTTAGCCAAGGCAGGAGCATCATTAATACCATCACCGGCCATAGCCACAACCCTACCCTGCTCTTGCAATTTTTCAACTTCATTGAGCTTATTCTCGGGTAACATTTCAGCTTTAAAATCGGTAAGGTTCAATTCACCGGCAACAGCTTGTGCCGTATTGTGGTTATCACCGGTTAACATTATCACCTCTATGCCTTTATCCTGTAGTTCTTTAATGGCCTTTGCACTAGAGGATTTAATTTTATCACCAATAACAACATACCCGACTACTTCTTCATTTACCGCTAAATATGAAACTGTTTTACCTTGCTTTTGATGGTCTTGAACTTCTGATTGCATTTGTGACGATACCGATGCATTTGCATATTCCATCATTTTAGCATTGCCTAAATAGAGAGACTTACCGTCTACACTACCCTCTACCCCTTTACCTGTTACGGAATTGAACTGTTCTGTTTTAGATATCTCTACCTGTTTCTCTTTTCCATACTTTACCGTGGCTTGGGCCAGTGGATGCTCGCTGGAGTTGTTCAGAGATGCAATTAGATGTAAAATCTCATTCTCAGTATAATCTTTAGAGAAAACCCCTATTTTATCAACAGTTGGTTTTCCTTCTGTTATGGTACCTGTTTTATCAACAATAAGTGTATTTACCTTATCCATTTTCTCAAGTGCTTCAGCATTTTTAATGAGTACCCCGTTTTGAGCTCCTTTACCAACACCGACCATTACTGACATGGGCGTGGCCAA
Encoded proteins:
- a CDS encoding PepSY domain-containing protein, with the protein product MVKRKTALRIRKAHRYLGIFLGIQFLMWTISGMYFSWTDIDEIHGDHYKKVVPEQASFSNLIGSSQIAIQEPIKTLELLEIAGQPYYWINNTKIFNARTGAIKEGLTEQEALNVADRFMLSDLELGQIQRIDAVGKHHEYRGRPLPAYEISYKTDKNLKAYVAVNNGRFQTVRYRDWRWFDFLWMTHTMDYQGRDNFNNIILRAFSLLGLITVGSGFLLWYTSSPTIRKIKKKLN